A portion of the Acidobacteriaceae bacterium genome contains these proteins:
- a CDS encoding glycosyltransferase: MLLSVAILGSLSWFYLACLHGRFWSSTPTLPAPQALKQYPRVAVVVPARDEAENIAQSLASLLAQNYEGQLDVILVDDNSSDGTAEIASALDNRQRLTILSGKPLEAGWSGKLWAVHQGLSLPAAQSADYILLTDADIEHQPTHVAALVQQAEAQRLDLVSEMVRLHCDTDAEHALIPAFLFFFQMLYPFAWTADPKRRTAGAAGGTMLVKRSAFERIDGVQRIRHNLIDDCALAHEIKSTGGRIWLGHAELASSLRVYADWREVWDMVARTAYVQLRHSPLALLGCVAGMALLYIAPPVLTLFAHGASHWLGIVTWIVMAAVFQPTLRRYRRSPLWGVALPAIALFYIGATVASAVRHHLGRGGGWKNRTYSST, translated from the coding sequence ATGCTGCTTTCTGTTGCCATCCTTGGTTCGCTTTCGTGGTTTTACCTCGCGTGCTTGCACGGACGTTTCTGGTCTTCAACGCCTACGCTGCCTGCGCCTCAAGCGCTGAAGCAGTATCCTCGCGTTGCTGTCGTCGTGCCTGCTCGTGATGAAGCTGAGAACATAGCGCAGAGCCTCGCCTCTCTGCTGGCGCAAAATTATGAAGGCCAACTCGACGTCATTCTCGTGGACGACAACAGCAGCGATGGCACAGCAGAGATTGCGTCTGCTCTAGACAATCGGCAGCGACTCACCATTCTCTCCGGCAAGCCGCTCGAAGCTGGCTGGAGCGGTAAGCTGTGGGCTGTGCATCAGGGACTATCCCTGCCCGCAGCACAATCAGCGGACTATATTCTGCTGACGGATGCAGACATTGAACACCAGCCAACACATGTTGCTGCACTCGTGCAGCAGGCTGAAGCCCAGAGGCTTGATCTCGTCTCCGAGATGGTTCGTCTGCACTGCGATACCGATGCGGAGCATGCGCTGATTCCAGCGTTTCTTTTCTTCTTCCAGATGCTTTATCCGTTTGCGTGGACGGCTGACCCGAAGCGGCGCACAGCAGGAGCAGCAGGTGGAACGATGCTGGTGAAGCGGAGCGCCTTCGAACGCATTGATGGTGTTCAGCGCATTCGCCATAACCTGATTGATGACTGCGCTCTTGCCCATGAGATCAAGTCCACCGGTGGCCGCATCTGGCTGGGCCATGCAGAGCTTGCAAGCTCGCTTCGTGTCTATGCGGACTGGCGAGAGGTATGGGACATGGTCGCTCGCACGGCCTATGTTCAGCTTCGCCACTCGCCGCTGGCTCTGCTTGGCTGCGTCGCGGGCATGGCTCTTCTTTATATAGCGCCACCGGTGCTTACGTTGTTTGCACATGGAGCGTCACACTGGCTTGGGATTGTGACATGGATCGTCATGGCCGCCGTCTTCCAACCAACGCTTCGTCGCTATCGCAGGTCCCCGCTTTGGGGCGTCGCTCTGCCAGCGATCGCACTCTTTTATATAGGAGCAACCGTTGCCTCGGCCGTACGTCATCACCTTGGGCGGGGTGGCGGATGGAAGAATCGCACCTACTCTTCGACGTAG
- a CDS encoding GNAT family N-acetyltransferase, whose protein sequence is MASDPHIRAHKARLQDAEDIFNLVNSLSGDGTLLRRSYAEVCENIRDFTVVHRATPEGEQTFLGCGALHLYGPHLAEVRSIVVKPEFRGLGAGDELIEALLLEAEEHKVLSVCLFTRIPTYFTHLGFREADRDAMPDKIYKDCQTCPRLYACDEVAMVKGPLPNVAVLGPKTVQRPELVQINAVATPQLTGTH, encoded by the coding sequence TTGGCTAGCGATCCACATATTCGCGCCCATAAGGCCCGCCTTCAAGACGCGGAAGATATCTTCAACCTTGTGAACTCGCTCTCCGGCGACGGTACCCTGCTACGCCGGTCCTATGCTGAGGTCTGCGAGAACATTCGCGACTTCACCGTCGTCCATCGCGCGACACCTGAGGGAGAGCAGACCTTCCTTGGCTGCGGCGCGCTTCATCTTTACGGCCCGCACCTCGCAGAGGTGCGCTCGATTGTCGTGAAGCCGGAGTTCCGTGGCCTTGGCGCAGGCGATGAACTCATCGAAGCCCTGCTGCTCGAGGCCGAAGAGCACAAGGTGCTTAGCGTCTGCCTATTTACGCGCATCCCGACCTACTTCACGCATCTCGGCTTCCGCGAAGCCGATCGCGATGCGATGCCCGACAAGATCTACAAGGACTGTCAGACATGCCCGCGTCTCTATGCGTGCGATGAAGTTGCGATGGTCAAAGGCCCGCTGCCGAACGTTGCTGTTCTTGGACCGAAAACCGTGCAACGTCCAGAGCTTGTGCAGATCAACGCTGTAGCAACGCCGCAGCTTACTGGAACCCACTAA
- the argF gene encoding ornithine carbamoyltransferase: MDTKTITMPTRGFSSKAAAAIQSDTRFTEIAKGLSGRDLTSIADFSAEELAAVLELAHAVKAQPEEFRHALDAKQMVMFFEKASLRTRLTFEAAMNTVGGNAIFVDQTKEPLGQRESIPDVARNLERWMNVIVLRTFAHETVTEMAANAKVPVINALSELEHPCQAVADFMTLEERFGDLTGLKFTYVGDGNNVCHSLMLAGALLGVHVTVATPKGFEPDLDIIHKAIELAEEHGGTITLTHDAAKAAIGADAIYTDVCTSMGQEAEATKRAPIFKPYQVNEELMAQAQESAVFMHCLPAHRGQEVTDAVLDSEQSVVFDQAENRMHAQKAITLMLLGGAKRLPKNKVRR; this comes from the coding sequence ATGGATACCAAGACCATCACCATGCCGACTCGCGGCTTCTCTTCCAAGGCAGCCGCTGCTATTCAGTCCGACACACGCTTTACCGAGATAGCCAAAGGCCTCTCCGGTCGCGACCTTACCTCAATTGCCGACTTCTCGGCCGAAGAGCTTGCTGCGGTGCTTGAGCTGGCGCACGCGGTGAAGGCGCAGCCGGAAGAGTTTCGCCACGCGCTCGACGCCAAGCAGATGGTCATGTTCTTCGAGAAGGCCTCGCTGCGCACACGCCTGACGTTTGAGGCTGCGATGAACACTGTCGGTGGCAATGCCATCTTTGTCGACCAGACGAAGGAGCCGCTCGGACAGCGCGAATCGATTCCCGATGTTGCTCGCAACCTCGAGCGCTGGATGAACGTTATCGTTCTCCGCACCTTTGCGCATGAGACCGTTACCGAGATGGCCGCGAACGCCAAGGTGCCGGTGATCAATGCGCTCTCGGAGCTGGAGCATCCGTGCCAGGCTGTTGCCGACTTCATGACGCTTGAAGAGCGCTTTGGCGATCTGACGGGCCTGAAGTTCACCTATGTGGGCGATGGCAATAATGTTTGCCACTCGCTGATGCTGGCAGGCGCGCTGCTTGGTGTCCATGTGACCGTGGCGACGCCGAAGGGCTTCGAGCCCGACCTCGACATCATCCACAAGGCGATTGAACTGGCCGAAGAGCATGGTGGCACGATCACGCTGACGCACGATGCGGCCAAGGCTGCGATTGGTGCAGACGCGATCTACACCGATGTCTGCACGTCCATGGGCCAGGAGGCTGAGGCGACCAAGCGTGCGCCTATCTTCAAGCCCTACCAGGTCAACGAAGAGCTGATGGCGCAGGCGCAGGAGTCCGCCGTCTTCATGCACTGCCTGCCGGCTCATCGCGGCCAGGAAGTTACCGATGCGGTGCTCGACAGCGAACAGTCGGTGGTCTTCGACCAGGCGGAGAATCGTATGCACGCGCAGAAGGCGATTACGCTGATGCTGCTTGGCGGCGCGAAGCGGCTGCCTAAGAATAAGGTACGTCGGTAA
- the argC gene encoding N-acetyl-gamma-glutamyl-phosphate reductase encodes MPNATPNSLRVAVAGVTGYAGAELARILLDHPRFRTQAPIFLGRPASEGGAAIALTSLHPQLSGLPNTDGLSVIPFDWNELQREGVELLFLATPHEQSREWAQQALAHGIRVVDLSAAWRLDTPAYRAIYKLEDTPATDALQTEAVYGSPELHGAEIAKARLVANPGCYATSVILALSPLVRANIVDLSAGIIADAKSGVSGAGKAPSATTHFMYAADNLSAYAVFGHRHTGELYEQLQLQPDQIQFTPHLLPIPRGILSTVYVRFAEPQTLMSVQALFNEFYRDAPLVRVRQSPMLPQIQHVVRTSFCDIGFQLSPDGKRAVIIACLDNLLKGAASQAVENMNLMAGWPQQEGLI; translated from the coding sequence TTGCCTAACGCTACGCCCAATTCGCTCCGCGTCGCCGTCGCGGGTGTGACCGGTTATGCCGGTGCTGAACTCGCCCGCATTTTGCTCGACCACCCGCGCTTCCGCACGCAGGCACCGATCTTTCTTGGCCGTCCGGCGAGCGAAGGCGGCGCGGCTATCGCGCTGACGTCGCTGCATCCGCAGCTCTCCGGTCTGCCGAATACGGATGGCCTTTCTGTGATTCCCTTCGATTGGAACGAGTTGCAGCGCGAAGGCGTGGAGTTGCTCTTCCTGGCGACGCCGCATGAGCAGTCGCGCGAGTGGGCGCAGCAGGCGCTGGCGCACGGCATCCGCGTCGTGGACCTTTCTGCCGCGTGGCGGCTGGACACGCCGGCGTATCGCGCGATCTACAAGTTGGAGGACACGCCTGCGACCGACGCGCTGCAGACGGAAGCGGTCTACGGCTCGCCGGAGTTGCATGGCGCAGAGATTGCCAAGGCGCGGCTGGTGGCCAACCCAGGCTGCTATGCGACCAGCGTGATCCTTGCGCTGTCGCCGTTAGTACGCGCCAATATCGTTGATCTATCCGCAGGGATTATTGCGGATGCAAAGTCTGGTGTTTCCGGCGCGGGGAAGGCTCCCTCCGCCACCACGCACTTCATGTACGCGGCGGACAATCTTTCGGCGTACGCGGTCTTCGGCCATCGCCACACGGGCGAGCTGTATGAACAGCTCCAGCTGCAGCCGGACCAGATCCAGTTCACGCCGCACCTGCTGCCGATTCCGCGCGGCATTCTTTCAACGGTGTATGTGCGCTTTGCGGAGCCGCAAACTTTGATGTCGGTGCAGGCGCTGTTCAACGAGTTCTACCGCGATGCTCCGCTGGTGCGTGTGCGACAGAGCCCGATGCTGCCGCAGATCCAGCATGTGGTGCGGACGAGCTTCTGCGATATCGGCTTCCAGCTTTCGCCAGACGGCAAGCGCGCGGTCATCATCGCCTGCCTAGATAATCTGTTGAAGGGCGCTGCCTCGCAGGCGGTTGAGAATATGAATCTGATGGCCGGATGGCCGCAACAGGAGGGCCTGATCTAA
- a CDS encoding ArgR family transcriptional regulator — protein sequence MKQQRHSAIRDLLVKSSVASQDVLRRKLAQRGIHVTQATLSRDIKELNLLKGQAGYALPASFAVEEDDDEPELADVLGSFGLEVRQAQNLLVFLTTTGGAQPIAAHIDYEEWPEVVGTIAGDNTVLLVCPDNKQATALKARLDSYIA from the coding sequence ATGAAACAACAACGTCACAGCGCTATCCGCGATCTGCTGGTGAAGAGCTCGGTTGCCAGCCAGGATGTGCTTCGCCGCAAGCTGGCGCAGCGCGGCATCCACGTCACGCAAGCGACGCTCTCGCGCGACATTAAAGAGCTGAACCTGCTGAAAGGCCAGGCAGGGTATGCCCTGCCTGCGTCGTTTGCCGTGGAAGAGGACGATGATGAGCCTGAGCTTGCTGATGTGCTCGGGAGCTTCGGCCTTGAGGTGCGGCAGGCGCAAAACCTGCTAGTTTTTCTGACCACCACTGGCGGCGCGCAGCCTATCGCCGCTCATATTGATTACGAGGAGTGGCCCGAGGTCGTTGGCACGATTGCCGGCGACAATACCGTCCTCCTCGTTTGCCCGGACAACAAGCAAGCAACGGCCCTGAAGGCCCGCCTGGACTCATACATTGCCTAA
- a CDS encoding CatA-like O-acetyltransferase, which yields MFSAFDTHATEIDMERWERRSLFELFSTFSEPFHGVCLRVDCTETFRFAKQNGLSMFLSLQHRSLRAAQDIEAFKTRIVDGKVYSFRTIHAGSAVGRANGTIGFGHYIYRPSVVEFAREGAKVLERVKAENDLERYPYQNLIRYSVLPWFDFTSISHARDDQRPDSAPRITFGKITDANGRKAMPVSIHAHHALADGSHVAEFVERFEMYLAKPEVV from the coding sequence ATGTTTTCCGCCTTCGATACACACGCTACAGAGATTGATATGGAACGCTGGGAGCGGCGTTCGCTCTTTGAGTTGTTTTCCACGTTTAGCGAGCCCTTTCATGGCGTCTGCCTTCGTGTGGATTGCACCGAGACGTTTCGCTTTGCGAAGCAGAACGGACTCTCTATGTTTCTTTCGCTCCAGCATCGCTCGCTGCGCGCGGCTCAAGATATTGAGGCATTCAAAACGCGCATCGTGGATGGCAAGGTTTATTCGTTTCGAACCATTCATGCTGGCAGTGCGGTGGGGCGAGCCAACGGAACAATTGGCTTTGGCCACTACATCTATCGACCGTCAGTGGTTGAGTTTGCTCGTGAAGGCGCGAAGGTGTTGGAACGCGTGAAAGCAGAGAACGATCTGGAGCGTTATCCGTATCAAAATCTCATACGCTACTCGGTCCTGCCTTGGTTCGACTTCACTTCTATCTCGCATGCGCGCGACGACCAGAGACCGGACTCCGCTCCAAGAATCACGTTTGGCAAGATTACAGATGCGAACGGCAGGAAGGCGATGCCAGTGTCGATTCATGCGCACCATGCTTTGGCGGATGGTTCGCATGTGGCGGAGTTTGTGGAGAGATTTGAAATGTACCTGGCAAAGCCTGAGGTCGTTTGA
- a CDS encoding VOC family protein produces MPVLHAQSAKDTFVPLSFQHVTASVQDLDAEVNWYKRIFGFHEQSREGDAAHMIVAHLVAPGVRIDLVKQNGSVRHRTEAGPLEQGWLHVVFKVPSLDVAYKELKAKGTDVKANLNAEGKPQHLSLHDPEGNEIGIGHD; encoded by the coding sequence TTGCCAGTCCTTCACGCACAGAGCGCGAAAGACACGTTCGTTCCGTTGTCTTTCCAGCATGTGACAGCTTCCGTGCAGGACCTGGACGCGGAAGTGAATTGGTATAAACGCATCTTCGGCTTTCACGAGCAGTCTCGTGAAGGCGATGCCGCGCACATGATCGTGGCGCATCTTGTTGCACCCGGAGTTCGTATCGACCTGGTGAAGCAAAATGGCTCGGTACGTCATCGCACCGAGGCCGGACCGCTTGAGCAGGGGTGGCTTCACGTTGTCTTCAAAGTGCCTTCGCTAGATGTTGCTTACAAAGAGCTAAAGGCAAAGGGCACAGATGTGAAAGCGAACTTGAACGCCGAAGGCAAGCCGCAGCATCTTTCACTGCATGATCCTGAAGGCAATGAGATCGGGATCGGACACGACTAG
- the argH gene encoding argininosuccinate lyase: MSSTTEQPALKMWSGRFREPLDRTFEQWQRSFPFDWRLLPQEVAASQAHARAIAAAGVLTPEELDKMLAGLEAVGQRPLNWSHRISATSGIPDYETSNQQIAAAIVASAPQAEDIHHYVELELTKEVGSLALKLHTGRSRNEQIATDMRLFVREAIDATTQGLIRWADALLAVAERSGDDVMPGYTHLQRAEPVLVAHWLMAYVSMLERDLSRFADARARMNFCPLGSGAIAGATLKLDRTIAAKALEFTGPTPNSMDATSDRDFMLDFAQAASTLGLHISRFAEELTLYATAEFGFVDLPEAFSTGSSAMPQKKNPDLTELARGKSGRLLGASTALATIVKGLPLAYNKDLQEGQEQIFDIADTLAGLLSVLPNFTRALKFRGCAMAVAAETGYLNAMAAATYLSNKGVPFRKAHEIVGNAVRMGLERNLELNALPLADLQTLSPEFSEDIFDAIDIRATLDCHDNAGGTAVSQVHAALHASKARIALLTAKEGALG; the protein is encoded by the coding sequence ATGTCCAGTACCACCGAACAACCCGCTCTCAAAATGTGGTCCGGCCGCTTCCGCGAGCCGCTTGATCGTACCTTCGAGCAATGGCAGCGCAGCTTCCCTTTTGACTGGCGTTTGCTGCCGCAGGAAGTTGCCGCGAGTCAGGCGCATGCGCGTGCGATTGCCGCGGCTGGCGTGCTTACTCCGGAAGAGCTGGACAAGATGCTCGCGGGGCTGGAAGCTGTTGGACAGCGTCCGCTGAACTGGTCGCATCGCATCTCGGCGACCTCGGGCATCCCCGATTACGAGACTTCAAATCAGCAGATCGCGGCCGCTATCGTCGCGTCTGCACCGCAGGCTGAGGACATTCACCACTACGTTGAGCTTGAGCTGACGAAGGAAGTCGGTTCGCTTGCGCTGAAGCTGCACACCGGTCGCTCGCGCAACGAGCAGATTGCCACAGATATGCGACTCTTCGTGCGTGAGGCGATTGATGCCACAACGCAGGGCCTTATCCGCTGGGCCGATGCCCTGCTCGCAGTGGCAGAGCGCTCAGGCGATGACGTGATGCCCGGCTACACACACCTGCAGCGCGCGGAGCCTGTGCTGGTTGCCCACTGGCTGATGGCCTATGTCTCCATGCTGGAGCGCGACCTTTCGCGCTTTGCGGACGCACGCGCGCGCATGAACTTCTGCCCGCTCGGCTCAGGAGCCATTGCAGGCGCAACGTTGAAGCTCGACCGCACGATTGCGGCCAAGGCGCTGGAGTTCACCGGACCAACACCGAACTCGATGGACGCCACCAGCGACCGCGACTTCATGCTCGACTTTGCGCAGGCTGCGTCGACGCTTGGCTTGCACATCTCACGCTTTGCGGAAGAGCTGACGCTGTATGCGACCGCCGAGTTTGGCTTCGTCGATCTGCCAGAGGCGTTCTCCACGGGCTCATCCGCGATGCCCCAGAAGAAGAACCCTGACCTAACCGAGCTTGCGCGTGGCAAGAGCGGCCGTTTGCTTGGCGCATCGACTGCGCTGGCGACGATCGTAAAGGGTTTACCGCTGGCGTATAACAAGGACCTGCAGGAAGGCCAGGAGCAGATCTTCGACATTGCCGACACGCTTGCTGGCTTGCTGAGTGTGCTGCCAAACTTCACGCGAGCGTTGAAGTTCCGTGGCTGCGCGATGGCTGTTGCGGCTGAGACCGGCTACCTAAATGCGATGGCCGCAGCGACGTATCTTTCGAACAAGGGTGTACCGTTCCGCAAGGCGCATGAGATCGTTGGCAACGCGGTACGCATGGGGCTGGAGCGCAACCTTGAGCTCAATGCCCTGCCGCTCGCGGATCTGCAGACACTGTCGCCTGAGTTCAGCGAAGATATCTTCGACGCCATCGACATCCGCGCAACGCTCGACTGCCATGACAACGCAGGAGGCACAGCAGTATCCCAGGTTCACGCCGCACTGCATGCCTCCAAGGCTCGCATTGCACTGCTTACTGCAAAGGAGGGCGCACTTGGCTAG
- a CDS encoding aspartate aminotransferase family protein, translated as MSLTELQAAESKLLLNTYARYPLEMTRGEGVRLFDAEGNSYLDLLSGIGVSALGYGHPAITAAITKQADTLIHTSNLFYNAVTTELALRLTETTGLDRVFFCNSGTEAWEAAIKLARAHALLLRNEGKQIGTKILALEHSFHGRTIGAVSTTHKAAYREPFAPVMPDVVFIPHNDVAALKATFDSSFCAIAFEVLQGEGGINPISQEFLQTARELCDNSGALLLLDEIQSGMGRTGKWTAYQHYGIQPDVTTLAKPIAGGIPMGAMLCTEEAARAFTPGMHGTTFGGNPFACAVAVAVVDTIKQDKLLDHVTELGAYFKQQLVELSKKHTAIVDVRGTGFMLGAEVASADLAKDVHATMMNEHRILLNRTHETVLRFLPPYLITKADVDQTIAALDTLFAAAATKSQTVAVTAAS; from the coding sequence ATGAGCCTGACTGAACTGCAAGCTGCCGAATCGAAGCTCCTGCTTAATACCTATGCCCGCTACCCGCTGGAGATGACGCGCGGCGAAGGCGTGCGCCTGTTCGATGCCGAGGGCAACAGCTATCTCGATCTGCTGTCGGGTATCGGTGTTAGCGCGCTAGGGTACGGGCATCCGGCTATCACGGCGGCGATCACCAAGCAGGCGGACACGCTCATCCACACGAGCAACCTCTTTTACAACGCAGTGACGACAGAGTTGGCGCTGCGCTTGACGGAGACGACCGGACTCGACCGCGTGTTCTTCTGCAACTCCGGCACAGAGGCCTGGGAGGCTGCGATCAAGCTGGCACGCGCACACGCGTTGCTGCTACGCAACGAAGGCAAACAGATCGGCACGAAGATTCTTGCGCTGGAGCATAGCTTCCACGGCCGCACGATCGGTGCGGTTTCAACGACGCACAAGGCGGCGTACCGCGAGCCCTTTGCACCGGTTATGCCGGACGTCGTCTTCATTCCGCATAACGATGTGGCTGCGCTGAAGGCGACCTTCGACAGCTCGTTCTGCGCGATTGCGTTTGAAGTACTGCAGGGTGAGGGCGGGATCAACCCGATCTCGCAGGAGTTCCTGCAGACCGCGCGTGAGCTTTGCGACAACAGCGGCGCATTGCTGCTGCTTGATGAGATTCAGTCCGGCATGGGCCGCACCGGCAAGTGGACCGCGTATCAGCACTACGGCATTCAGCCTGACGTGACGACGTTGGCCAAGCCGATTGCAGGCGGAATTCCGATGGGTGCGATGCTCTGCACCGAAGAGGCTGCGCGCGCGTTCACGCCGGGGATGCATGGTACGACTTTTGGCGGCAATCCGTTTGCGTGTGCGGTAGCTGTAGCGGTGGTCGACACGATCAAGCAGGACAAGCTGCTCGACCATGTCACTGAGCTTGGCGCATACTTCAAGCAACAGCTTGTCGAGCTCAGCAAGAAGCACACCGCGATTGTCGATGTACGCGGTACAGGCTTCATGCTCGGCGCAGAGGTTGCGTCTGCTGATCTGGCCAAGGACGTTCACGCCACGATGATGAACGAACACCGCATCCTGCTGAACCGCACGCACGAAACAGTGCTGCGTTTTCTGCCGCCGTACCTGATTACCAAGGCTGACGTCGACCAGACGATCGCCGCGCTTGATACTCTCTTCGCAGCAGCAGCGACGAAGAGCCAAACCGTCGCAGTTACGGCTGCATCGTAG
- a CDS encoding OmpA family protein, with protein MNTQRRFKQVFGVGMSVAMFTVLGASAYAQEANVEGMIIGRDGPTMYVQTSEAPRQIVVLSDSTKATEKGGFLGWSHKDHGVADLVPGLAVKVEGAYNPNHELVARKVEFSKTSLRTARQIDAGLNPVNAKVASQGDQLMSQRRDLDAAGNRIDDQGRKIDEHGNLIAQNGQAITATNGRIGQLDTYTEKGSITINFRNGSSVIAKKDRDALEDFVKQAASTQGFMLQVQGYASKVGNAARNQKLSSERADNVLTVIQQSGAVPLTRILAPAAMGTTNQVADNHSRTGQAQNRRVVVTVLVNQGITGGQDQPAAAPAAAPAGQ; from the coding sequence ATGAATACTCAACGTCGATTCAAGCAGGTATTTGGTGTTGGCATGTCGGTTGCCATGTTCACGGTATTGGGTGCTTCTGCCTATGCGCAGGAAGCGAACGTGGAAGGCATGATTATCGGTCGCGATGGCCCAACGATGTATGTACAGACCAGCGAGGCTCCACGCCAGATTGTGGTGCTCTCAGACTCGACGAAGGCGACGGAAAAGGGCGGTTTCCTCGGCTGGAGCCACAAGGATCACGGCGTAGCCGATCTTGTCCCGGGACTGGCCGTAAAGGTTGAGGGTGCTTACAACCCGAACCATGAATTGGTCGCTCGCAAGGTTGAATTTTCGAAAACATCGCTTCGCACAGCCCGTCAGATTGATGCTGGTTTGAACCCCGTCAATGCGAAGGTCGCATCGCAGGGTGATCAGTTGATGAGCCAGCGTCGGGATCTTGATGCTGCCGGAAATCGTATCGATGATCAGGGCCGCAAGATCGATGAGCATGGCAACCTGATTGCGCAGAACGGTCAGGCCATCACGGCAACCAACGGTCGCATCGGTCAGCTCGATACCTACACCGAGAAGGGTTCCATCACGATCAACTTCCGCAACGGAAGCTCTGTAATCGCGAAGAAGGACCGCGACGCTCTTGAAGATTTCGTGAAGCAGGCCGCGAGCACGCAGGGCTTCATGCTGCAGGTTCAGGGTTATGCTTCGAAGGTCGGCAATGCTGCCCGAAATCAGAAGTTGAGCAGTGAACGAGCTGACAACGTACTGACGGTCATTCAGCAGTCGGGTGCAGTACCGCTCACGCGTATTCTTGCTCCTGCTGCAATGGGCACGACCAACCAGGTGGCTGATAACCACTCGCGTACAGGTCAGGCTCAGAACCGCCGTGTTGTTGTCACGGTGCTGGTCAACCAGGGCATCACCGGTGGACAGGACCAGCCTGCGGCTGCTCCGGCAGCGGCTCCTGCAGGTCAGTAA
- the argB gene encoding acetylglutamate kinase → MKFVIKLGGAGLENPTTLALAAKSLAELVADGHKVAVVHGGGTQLTKLLAQLGKKSEFVAGLRITDAETRDAALMVLGGRVNKTLVAALNKAGVSAMGLTGGDGHVFKARKKHTEHDLGFVGEIAATDPKWLDAIWALGAIPVISSIALGFDGEYYNINADEMASACAVATKADALVFLTDVPGVKGADGEVMRWLSLKDVPELQKQEVVSGGMLPKLNACKDALAHGVKRVRILPADAADLLPSFSSQRIDRGTEVLAA, encoded by the coding sequence ATGAAATTCGTCATTAAACTCGGCGGAGCCGGTCTGGAAAATCCCACCACGCTTGCGCTCGCTGCAAAGTCACTCGCAGAGCTCGTCGCGGACGGGCATAAGGTCGCTGTGGTTCACGGCGGCGGCACGCAACTGACCAAGCTGCTCGCACAGCTTGGCAAGAAGAGCGAGTTCGTTGCCGGCCTTCGCATCACCGATGCGGAGACTCGCGATGCTGCGCTAATGGTTCTGGGCGGCCGCGTGAACAAGACGCTGGTTGCAGCGCTGAACAAGGCTGGCGTTTCGGCGATGGGCCTTACGGGCGGCGATGGACACGTCTTCAAGGCGCGGAAGAAGCACACCGAGCATGACCTCGGTTTCGTGGGCGAGATTGCGGCGACCGATCCCAAGTGGCTCGACGCGATCTGGGCGCTGGGTGCGATTCCTGTGATCAGCTCGATTGCTCTCGGCTTCGACGGCGAGTACTACAACATCAACGCCGACGAGATGGCTTCGGCGTGCGCGGTGGCGACGAAGGCGGATGCGCTGGTGTTTCTCACCGACGTTCCGGGCGTGAAGGGTGCAGACGGCGAAGTAATGCGCTGGCTTTCGCTGAAGGATGTACCCGAGTTGCAGAAGCAGGAAGTGGTCTCCGGCGGGATGCTGCCGAAGCTGAACGCCTGCAAGGACGCCCTGGCACATGGCGTGAAGCGCGTGCGTATTCTTCCGGCGGATGCAGCAGACCTGCTGCCGTCCTTCAGCTCGCAGCGCATCGATCGCGGAACGGAAGTTCTAGCGGCGTAG
- a CDS encoding H-type lectin domain-containing protein, protein MTITGSRTINLQHPSIKEELKFGILEFAGKKSAKVPVVFESAFPVPPSVLVSLSGVWNRQGSSICELTAANITVEGFDIVVTIGPEDSNLSLTASWLATNA, encoded by the coding sequence ATGACGATCACCGGCTCAAGGACGATCAACCTCCAACATCCTTCGATCAAAGAGGAGTTGAAGTTTGGCATCCTCGAATTCGCAGGAAAGAAGTCTGCGAAGGTTCCTGTCGTCTTCGAGTCAGCTTTTCCGGTTCCTCCCTCTGTGCTGGTCAGCCTCTCGGGAGTATGGAACCGCCAGGGTAGCTCCATCTGCGAACTGACCGCAGCCAACATTACCGTCGAGGGCTTCGATATCGTGGTTACGATAGGCCCTGAAGACAGCAACCTATCCCTTACCGCGAGCTGGCTCGCGACTAACGCCTGA